From one Streptomyces sp. N50 genomic stretch:
- a CDS encoding PaaI family thioesterase gives MGRSRTYEWEDPGVSAAAVGQSTGLEFLRELIGGRLPAPPIGATLNFTLDEVEHGRAVFSLIPGEEHYNPIGSVHGGVYATLLDSAAGCAVQSTLPQGMGYTSLDLTVKFLRPITADTGRVRAVGTVLNGGRRTALAQAELFDEKDRLLAHATSSCLLFPVPGA, from the coding sequence ATGGGACGGTCACGCACGTACGAGTGGGAGGACCCGGGGGTCTCGGCAGCCGCCGTAGGACAGTCCACGGGGCTGGAATTCCTGCGGGAACTGATCGGCGGGCGGCTGCCCGCGCCGCCCATCGGGGCCACCCTGAACTTCACGCTCGACGAGGTGGAGCACGGGCGCGCGGTGTTCTCGCTGATACCGGGGGAGGAGCACTACAACCCCATCGGCAGCGTGCACGGCGGGGTCTACGCCACGCTGCTCGACTCCGCGGCCGGGTGCGCGGTGCAGTCCACGTTGCCGCAGGGCATGGGGTACACGTCGCTCGACCTGACCGTGAAGTTCCTGCGCCCGATCACGGCCGACACCGGGCGCGTCCGTGCCGTGGGGACCGTACTGAACGGCGGACGGCGTACCGCGCTCGCCCAGGCCGAACTGTTCGACGAGAAGGACCGGTTGCTCGCGCACGCCACGAGCAGCTGCCTGCTGTTCCCCGTCCCGGGTGCTTGA
- a CDS encoding NUDIX domain-containing protein: MMVRHKARVVLLDDGHLVFLKRGWPGGDPYCTTVGGSVEPEDADLEAALRREALEEIGATIGPATEFLTLTEPRGTSTVVQHYFLADLVDMDLDLRHGPELDDPDTGLFEPVRVALNRSAVAALNLQPAELADFVLAHVETWGA; this comes from the coding sequence ATGATGGTTCGTCACAAGGCGCGGGTCGTGCTGCTCGACGACGGTCATCTGGTGTTCCTGAAGCGGGGCTGGCCCGGCGGCGACCCGTACTGCACGACCGTCGGGGGGAGTGTCGAGCCCGAGGACGCGGACCTCGAAGCGGCCCTGCGCCGCGAGGCGTTGGAGGAGATCGGGGCCACGATCGGTCCCGCCACCGAGTTCCTGACCCTGACCGAACCGCGTGGCACGAGCACCGTCGTCCAGCACTACTTCCTCGCCGATCTGGTGGACATGGACCTGGACCTCCGCCATGGCCCCGAACTCGACGACCCCGACACGGGCCTCTTCGAACCGGTCCGGGTCGCGTTGAACCGTTCGGCCGTGGCGGCGCTCAACCTCCAGCCCGCCGAGTTGGCCGACTTCGTGCTCGCGCATGTCGAGACCTGGGGCGCCTGA
- a CDS encoding GH92 family glycosyl hydrolase yields MRLPLLRAALAASVLVASGAAAAPVRADGTSRPRAVDDLARYVNPFVGTAPGGPDFGHGGGAGNTFPGASAPLGGMQWSPDTVTYQHGGYSYGDNRIRGFSLAHISGAGCAAYGNVPFMPTQETAPPAYATFSHTNEQAAPGSYHVTFDNGIGTDLTTTQRSGIARFTYPANDNRPAAVSIEAAKAFTAATGSVDIGTNTLSGYSDSGAFCKSKNRYRLYFHATFDQPFDQATHPDGKAGSAMVTFAPGVRTVTARVGVSFVDVEGARRNALNEQKAQSYDTIRQAVRDDWNGWLNRVTVGGGTDAQRRVFYTALYHALLHPSVFSDTDGRYTGMDGAVHRTQAGHVQYANFSGWDVYRCQVQLLALLAPREASDIAQSVLNQGLQAGYFDRWTLANGGSGVMVGDPLPAIASAIHAFGGTDFDATTLLRTALADRQDNRQRPGHEQYDSFGYVPAGTKGVWGSVSTTLEYAVADYALAQLAHRLGDLTSYDTLLRASGNWRNLFNPATGYIQPRNADGTWPAFTPAQKTEYVEGNAAQYTWMVPQDLPGLFAAMGGDAAVTGRLDTFFSNLNAGADQPYAYLGNEPSFGTPWAYASVGHADRAGAVTHRALSTLFTDAPGGLVGNDDLGAMSSWAVWASLGLYPEVPGTAQLARSEPLFSTATVHRGDGTSLTVGAGARGHSLR; encoded by the coding sequence GTGCGACTTCCCCTGCTTCGGGCCGCTCTGGCGGCCTCGGTGCTCGTGGCGTCCGGAGCGGCCGCCGCGCCGGTCCGGGCCGACGGGACGTCCCGGCCCCGGGCCGTCGACGATCTCGCGCGGTACGTCAACCCCTTCGTCGGCACCGCCCCCGGCGGCCCCGACTTCGGCCACGGCGGTGGCGCGGGCAACACCTTCCCGGGCGCCTCGGCCCCGCTCGGCGGGATGCAGTGGAGCCCCGACACGGTGACGTACCAGCACGGCGGCTACTCCTACGGCGACAACCGCATCCGCGGCTTCAGCCTCGCGCACATCTCCGGAGCGGGCTGCGCGGCCTACGGCAACGTCCCCTTCATGCCCACGCAGGAGACCGCACCGCCGGCGTACGCCACGTTCTCGCACACCAACGAGCAGGCGGCGCCCGGCAGTTACCACGTCACCTTCGACAACGGCATCGGCACCGACCTCACCACCACCCAGCGCTCGGGCATCGCCCGCTTCACCTACCCGGCGAACGACAACCGGCCCGCCGCCGTGAGCATCGAGGCGGCCAAGGCGTTCACCGCGGCCACCGGATCCGTCGACATCGGGACCAACACGCTCTCCGGGTACAGCGACAGCGGCGCCTTCTGCAAGTCCAAGAACCGCTACCGGCTCTACTTCCACGCCACCTTCGACCAGCCCTTCGACCAGGCCACCCACCCCGACGGCAAGGCGGGCTCGGCCATGGTCACCTTCGCCCCCGGCGTGCGCACGGTGACCGCCCGGGTCGGCGTCTCCTTCGTCGACGTCGAGGGCGCCCGCCGCAACGCGCTCAACGAGCAGAAGGCGCAGTCGTACGACACGATCCGGCAGGCCGTGCGCGACGACTGGAACGGGTGGCTCAACCGCGTCACCGTCGGCGGCGGCACGGACGCACAGCGCCGGGTCTTCTACACCGCGCTCTACCACGCCCTCCTGCACCCCAGCGTCTTCAGCGACACCGACGGCCGCTACACCGGCATGGACGGCGCCGTCCACCGCACCCAGGCCGGGCACGTCCAGTACGCGAACTTCTCCGGCTGGGACGTCTACCGCTGCCAGGTCCAGCTGCTGGCGCTACTCGCCCCGCGAGAGGCCTCCGACATCGCGCAGTCCGTCCTCAACCAGGGCCTGCAGGCAGGGTACTTCGACCGCTGGACCCTCGCGAACGGCGGCAGCGGCGTCATGGTCGGCGACCCGCTGCCCGCCATCGCGTCCGCGATCCACGCCTTCGGCGGCACCGACTTCGACGCGACCACCCTGCTGCGTACGGCCCTTGCGGACCGCCAGGACAACCGCCAGCGCCCCGGACACGAGCAGTACGACTCTTTCGGCTACGTTCCCGCCGGCACCAAGGGCGTCTGGGGCTCGGTCTCCACCACCCTCGAGTACGCCGTCGCCGACTACGCGCTCGCCCAACTCGCGCACCGGCTGGGTGACTTGACGTCGTACGACACCCTGCTGCGAGCCTCCGGGAACTGGCGCAACCTCTTCAACCCCGCCACCGGCTACATCCAGCCCCGCAACGCCGACGGCACCTGGCCGGCCTTCACCCCGGCCCAGAAGACGGAGTACGTGGAGGGCAACGCGGCGCAGTACACGTGGATGGTGCCGCAGGACCTGCCAGGGCTGTTCGCCGCGATGGGCGGGGACGCCGCCGTCACCGGACGCCTCGACACCTTCTTCAGCAACCTCAACGCGGGCGCCGACCAGCCCTACGCCTACCTCGGCAACGAGCCCTCGTTCGGGACTCCTTGGGCCTACGCCTCCGTCGGCCACGCCGACCGCGCCGGGGCCGTCACCCACCGCGCGCTGTCCACGCTGTTCACCGACGCCCCCGGCGGACTCGTCGGCAACGACGACCTCGGTGCCATGTCGTCCTGGGCGGTGTGGGCGAGCCTCGGCCTGTACCCGGAGGTCCCCGGCACCGCCCAACTCGCCCGCTCGGAGCCCCTGTTCAGCACCGCCACCGTCCACCGGGGCGACGGCACCTCGCTCACGGTCGGCGCCGGGGCGCGCGGGCACTCACTTCGATAG
- a CDS encoding TetR/AcrR family transcriptional regulator, translating to MAETGTKTPRERYRDQVRAEVKEHAREQIATAGASALSLNAIAKRMGMSGPALYRYFASRDDLITELIRDAYRSLADTFRAAAASGTDLPGLAHALRDWAHADPQRYFLIYGTPVPGYHAPDDITGIASEIMAALLDASTELPADGPTTPFEVDLQAHRHWAGDHPAPPAALHRALTFWTRLHGVLSLELAGHFTGMGFDPAKFFDSELAALSAP from the coding sequence ATGGCGGAAACGGGCACGAAGACCCCGCGCGAGCGCTATCGCGACCAGGTGCGCGCGGAGGTCAAGGAACATGCGCGGGAACAGATCGCCACGGCGGGCGCCTCCGCGCTCTCCCTCAACGCGATCGCCAAGCGGATGGGCATGAGCGGCCCCGCCCTCTACCGCTACTTCGCCAGCCGCGACGACCTGATCACCGAACTCATCCGGGACGCCTACCGCAGCCTCGCCGACACCTTCCGCGCGGCCGCCGCCTCCGGCACCGACCTGCCCGGCCTGGCCCACGCCCTGCGCGACTGGGCCCACGCCGACCCGCAGCGCTACTTCCTCATCTACGGCACACCCGTCCCCGGCTACCACGCGCCCGACGACATCACCGGCATCGCGTCCGAGATCATGGCGGCCCTGCTGGACGCGAGCACGGAGCTGCCCGCGGACGGTCCCACGACCCCGTTCGAGGTCGACCTGCAGGCCCATCGGCACTGGGCGGGCGACCACCCCGCCCCACCCGCGGCCCTCCACCGCGCCCTGACCTTCTGGACCCGCCTGCACGGCGTCCTGTCCCTGGAACTGGCGGGCCACTTCACGGGCATGGGGTTCGACCCGGCGAAGTTCTTCGACTCGGAACTGGCCGCGCTGTCGGCGCCGTAG
- a CDS encoding ester cyclase, producing the protein MTTVPPARTTRRPRARLLVPAALAALACTAMTATASDASPKSPSTTAITTVQSHHEGAQRPKAMLDDWLLLWNGAYDRAPGIISPAFRVHAALLDGGDGSSIRGADGLVAWIKQTRAAFPDLRFTEQVTPLVDGRYASIRWTATGTYAGGFPGAKAEPGTVVTFTGTDTLRMRDGRFVEYWVNTDTLQLLTQLKVL; encoded by the coding sequence ATGACCACCGTCCCGCCCGCCCGCACCACCCGCCGTCCCCGCGCCCGGCTCCTCGTCCCGGCGGCGCTCGCCGCCCTGGCCTGTACCGCCATGACCGCCACCGCATCGGACGCGTCACCCAAGTCCCCCTCGACGACGGCGATCACGACCGTCCAGAGCCACCACGAGGGCGCACAGCGGCCGAAGGCGATGCTCGACGACTGGCTCCTCCTCTGGAACGGCGCCTACGACCGGGCGCCAGGCATCATCTCCCCCGCCTTCCGCGTCCACGCCGCACTCCTCGACGGCGGTGACGGCAGCTCGATCCGGGGCGCCGACGGGCTGGTCGCGTGGATCAAGCAGACCCGCGCCGCGTTCCCGGACCTTCGCTTCACCGAGCAGGTCACCCCACTGGTCGACGGTCGTTACGCGTCCATACGGTGGACCGCCACCGGCACCTACGCCGGCGGTTTCCCCGGCGCCAAGGCCGAGCCCGGGACCGTGGTCACGTTCACCGGCACCGACACACTCCGGATGCGGGACGGCAGGTTCGTGGAGTACTGGGTCAACACCGACACCCTGCAACTCCTCACCCAGCTCAAGGTGTTGTGA
- a CDS encoding PQQ-binding-like beta-propeller repeat protein, with protein MRRVRMTHGVMGAVLFGVMATGCSGSGDARSAETTTASPPASASASAATQSSGGGQGPWRAWTKDLSGSEGVQVCGATAHQVVCATGADGFVGRSRTDGGITWTVPTTTSGKNLGLVVDKAAERAVTSGGRTLRAANLRTGKAAWSHPLPVDRVYTQFVTAEGIVYALDAWSSFDREPSVALGAYRESDGKTLWHRTVDAKRSESPAAFGGRVYTTDSSKVTARDARTGDALATTTSGTKCPHLIAGGGYLVCSGSAYTAEDTFPPLRRLDPGDLRPLATAKATDEKPERALISADGVLMLFEVSPEDSSVGDWNAYDLNHPKKLWSYSTTTDQAGLVGGRFLTFTPRNDRAVRGHMISIDLHAGPHAKGAAAPRMSPAYPETVGSAYPAFVLPGGDPDYVVIETMVHHILRSLPLP; from the coding sequence ATGCGACGGGTTCGGATGACGCACGGGGTGATGGGCGCGGTCCTGTTCGGGGTGATGGCGACCGGCTGTTCGGGCTCCGGGGACGCGCGGTCCGCGGAGACGACGACCGCGTCCCCGCCCGCCTCCGCGTCGGCCTCCGCCGCGACGCAGAGCTCCGGCGGCGGCCAGGGCCCGTGGCGTGCCTGGACCAAGGACCTCTCCGGCTCGGAGGGGGTACAGGTCTGCGGTGCCACGGCCCACCAGGTCGTGTGCGCCACCGGCGCGGACGGTTTCGTCGGGCGGTCCCGGACCGACGGCGGGATCACCTGGACCGTGCCCACCACCACCTCCGGCAAGAACCTCGGACTCGTCGTGGACAAGGCCGCCGAACGCGCGGTGACCAGCGGCGGCCGCACCCTGCGCGCCGCGAACCTCCGCACCGGCAAGGCGGCCTGGTCCCACCCGCTGCCCGTCGACCGCGTGTACACCCAGTTCGTCACGGCGGAGGGAATCGTCTACGCCCTCGACGCGTGGAGCAGTTTCGACCGCGAGCCGAGCGTTGCGCTCGGCGCCTACCGGGAGTCCGACGGCAAGACGCTGTGGCACAGGACGGTGGACGCCAAGCGCTCCGAGAGCCCGGCCGCGTTCGGCGGGCGCGTCTACACGACCGATTCCTCGAAGGTCACGGCGCGCGACGCCCGTACCGGCGACGCGCTCGCGACCACCACCTCGGGCACCAAGTGCCCGCACCTCATCGCCGGCGGCGGCTACCTCGTCTGCTCGGGAAGCGCGTACACGGCCGAGGACACCTTTCCGCCCCTCCGGCGGCTCGACCCGGGCGACCTCCGACCACTCGCTACCGCCAAGGCCACCGACGAGAAACCCGAACGCGCTCTGATCTCGGCCGACGGTGTGCTGATGCTCTTCGAGGTCAGTCCGGAGGATTCCAGCGTCGGGGACTGGAACGCCTACGACCTCAACCACCCGAAGAAGCTGTGGAGTTACTCCACGACCACGGACCAGGCCGGCCTGGTCGGCGGGCGGTTCCTGACCTTCACCCCCCGCAACGACCGCGCCGTCCGTGGACACATGATCAGCATCGACCTGCATGCCGGACCGCACGCGAAAGGTGCTGCCGCACCCCGCATGTCACCGGCCTACCCGGAGACCGTGGGCAGCGCGTACCCTGCGTTCGTCCTGCCGGGAGGCGACCCGGACTACGTCGTCATCGAAACGATGGTCCACCACATCCTGCGGTCGTTGCCGCTGCCCTAG
- a CDS encoding medium chain dehydrogenase/reductase family protein, with protein sequence MNSTDNTNHVDNTTDALVEVVLPGKVEPEGLEVRHGAVPVAGPGQVVIRMEATGVSFAEQQMRRGKYYDQPPFPFVPGYDLVGTVQSTGAGVEPGLAGTRVAALVKVGGWASHVLVDAADVVPVPEGIGAAEAETVVVNGITAWQMLHRKARVRAGQTILVHGANGGVGTVLVQLAHAAGVHVIGTASPRHHDALREQGVEPIDYRTPDLAARVRELSSRGVDAVFDHVGGPSVVRSWHLLAPGGTLVSYGSASTRDDEGSKQLPVLKILGRVWTWNALPNGRHAYFFNVWAGRALSKNKFRAQLSADLTQVFAALQRGEVNAQIAARLPLARVSDALRLAESGTVTGKVVLTP encoded by the coding sequence ATGAACAGCACGGACAACACGAACCACGTGGACAACACCACCGACGCACTCGTCGAGGTCGTCCTGCCGGGCAAGGTGGAGCCGGAGGGCCTGGAGGTCAGGCACGGGGCCGTTCCCGTCGCGGGGCCCGGCCAGGTCGTGATCCGGATGGAGGCGACCGGGGTCTCCTTCGCCGAGCAGCAGATGCGCCGCGGCAAGTACTACGACCAGCCCCCGTTCCCCTTCGTCCCCGGCTACGACCTGGTCGGCACCGTCCAGAGCACCGGCGCGGGCGTTGAGCCGGGCCTGGCCGGCACCCGGGTGGCCGCACTGGTCAAGGTCGGCGGCTGGGCCAGCCATGTGCTGGTCGACGCGGCCGACGTGGTGCCGGTGCCCGAGGGGATCGGCGCGGCCGAGGCGGAGACGGTGGTCGTGAACGGCATCACCGCCTGGCAGATGCTCCACCGCAAGGCCCGGGTCCGCGCCGGCCAGACGATCCTGGTGCACGGTGCGAACGGCGGGGTCGGCACCGTCCTGGTCCAACTCGCCCACGCAGCAGGGGTGCACGTGATCGGCACCGCATCCCCGCGCCACCACGACGCGCTCCGCGAGCAGGGTGTCGAGCCCATCGACTACCGCACCCCGGACCTCGCGGCCCGCGTCCGCGAGCTCTCCTCGCGCGGTGTGGACGCCGTCTTCGACCACGTCGGCGGCCCCAGCGTCGTCCGGTCCTGGCACCTCCTCGCCCCCGGCGGCACGCTCGTCTCCTACGGCAGCGCCTCCACCCGCGACGACGAGGGCTCCAAGCAGCTGCCCGTGCTCAAGATCCTGGGCCGGGTCTGGACGTGGAACGCGCTGCCGAACGGCCGTCACGCCTACTTCTTCAACGTCTGGGCCGGCCGCGCCCTGAGCAAGAACAAGTTCCGCGCCCAGCTCAGCGCCGACCTCACCCAGGTCTTCGCGGCCCTCCAGCGCGGTGAGGTCAACGCGCAGATCGCCGCCCGACTCCCGCTCGCCCGCGTCTCGGACGCCCTGCGCCTGGCCGAATCCGGCACGGTCACCGGCAAGGTCGTCCTGACGCCGTGA
- a CDS encoding DNA gyrase subunit B — MEYDVSHIKVLEGWEAVRKRPGMYVGSTGERGLYNLVLGVVDRAVVEVLAGRAGCVDVTLTADGGVRVADDGAGGGGPHGPDLEAELTSFQLSSGPIGRRTAVVAPFGVGLVVSNVLSSRLTAEVRGEGTRWAKEYARGVEVEQADAEGPLTGKGTTISFWPDTEIFETTWLSFPVLAERFRELAFLNRGLAVSLTDERPANGVRRVLYQFPDGVRDFVAALDAEAGACPHADVFGFEREDTRMAGTMEVALLWGYSHSARTRGFANSLATHEGGTHLDGFREGVVDAVTAFARERELPGASALDARADRIVEGLTAVVSVKLDQPEYLGATRTLLGNTDVRVCVAEAVREHLGTWFEERPERAARVVAGIVRDIGQD, encoded by the coding sequence ATGGAGTACGACGTTTCTCACATCAAGGTGCTGGAGGGCTGGGAAGCCGTGCGGAAGCGGCCCGGGATGTACGTCGGCTCGACCGGTGAACGCGGGCTGTACAACCTCGTGTTGGGCGTCGTCGACCGGGCCGTGGTCGAGGTCCTGGCGGGCCGCGCCGGCTGCGTCGACGTGACGCTCACGGCGGACGGCGGTGTGCGGGTCGCCGACGACGGGGCGGGAGGTGGTGGGCCCCATGGCCCGGACCTCGAAGCGGAGTTGACCAGTTTCCAACTCTCTTCCGGCCCCATCGGCCGGCGCACCGCGGTGGTTGCCCCCTTCGGTGTGGGGCTCGTCGTTTCCAACGTCCTGTCGAGTCGGCTGACGGCCGAGGTGCGGGGCGAGGGGACCCGATGGGCCAAGGAGTACGCGCGCGGTGTCGAGGTCGAACAGGCCGACGCCGAGGGGCCGTTGACCGGGAAGGGGACGACCATCTCCTTCTGGCCCGACACCGAGATCTTCGAGACGACATGGCTCTCCTTCCCCGTGCTGGCGGAGCGGTTCCGTGAACTGGCCTTCCTCAACCGGGGCTTGGCCGTCTCGCTGACCGACGAACGCCCGGCGAACGGGGTTCGGAGGGTGCTGTACCAATTCCCGGACGGAGTACGGGACTTCGTGGCCGCCCTCGACGCGGAAGCGGGGGCGTGCCCCCATGCGGACGTCTTCGGCTTCGAGCGGGAGGACACGAGGATGGCGGGGACGATGGAGGTGGCCCTGCTGTGGGGGTACTCCCACAGCGCGCGGACACGCGGTTTCGCCAACAGCCTGGCCACTCACGAGGGCGGCACGCATCTGGACGGCTTCCGCGAGGGAGTGGTGGACGCGGTCACCGCGTTCGCACGGGAACGGGAGCTGCCGGGCGCGTCCGCCCTCGATGCCCGCGCCGACCGTATCGTCGAGGGGCTCACCGCGGTCGTGTCGGTGAAGCTGGACCAACCCGAATACCTCGGCGCCACCCGCACGTTGCTGGGTAACACCGACGTGCGGGTGTGCGTGGCGGAGGCCGTCCGGGAACACCTCGGCACCTGGTTCGAGGAGCGGCCGGAGCGGGCCGCGCGCGTCGTCGCCGGGATCGTACGAGACATCGGCCAGGACTGA
- a CDS encoding phosphotransferase has product MTAEMRRLTIGTRDGGTRHLVVRTFVDPYFVEHAEDMLHREADAVVPPRGADAVAWAAATDAIRKPAPRYEGRFLHRDFHPGNVLSDEPSRNGAGLRISGVVDWVQTSWGPADLDVAHCSTNLALPHRPAWGLRFAEAYEESGGVLAAAAGERLYWRLLDALAFGSGVGPVARPWREAGRAELTTRAVEERPDAYVIALLEAVS; this is encoded by the coding sequence ATCACCGCCGAGATGCGGCGGCTGACCATCGGTACGCGGGACGGAGGTACCCGGCACCTGGTGGTGCGGACCTTCGTCGACCCGTACTTCGTGGAGCACGCCGAGGACATGCTGCACCGCGAGGCCGACGCCGTCGTCCCTCCCCGCGGCGCCGACGCGGTGGCCTGGGCCGCGGCGACCGACGCCATCCGCAAGCCCGCGCCCCGGTACGAGGGACGGTTCCTGCACCGGGACTTCCACCCCGGCAACGTGTTGTCCGACGAGCCGTCCCGCAACGGGGCAGGCCTGCGTATCAGCGGCGTCGTCGACTGGGTGCAGACCTCCTGGGGACCGGCGGACCTGGATGTGGCGCACTGCTCCACCAACCTCGCGCTGCCGCACCGCCCGGCCTGGGGTCTGCGGTTCGCCGAGGCGTACGAGGAGTCCGGCGGGGTTCTGGCCGCGGCCGCGGGTGAGCGGTTGTACTGGCGGCTGCTGGACGCGCTGGCGTTCGGGTCCGGTGTGGGGCCGGTGGCTCGGCCGTGGCGGGAGGCGGGGCGGGCCGAGCTGACGACGCGGGCTGTGGAGGAACGGCCGGACGCCTACGTCATCGCCCTGTTGGAGGCGGTGAGTTGA
- a CDS encoding helix-turn-helix domain-containing protein — MEWLDVSTENCPVQSTLDLVGEKWTLLILRDAFIRVRRFDDFRRHIGLSDAVLADRLRKLVAAGILTTVPYQQAGSRTRHEYRLTTKGRDLWPVLMALRQWGETYAADPEGPVLDVRHTECGAPVRVVVECDGPHGALKPTEVTAAPGPAARPVRTPLSK; from the coding sequence ATGGAATGGCTCGACGTGAGCACGGAGAACTGCCCGGTCCAGAGCACGCTCGATCTCGTCGGCGAGAAGTGGACCCTGCTGATCCTGCGGGACGCGTTCATCAGGGTCCGGCGCTTCGACGACTTCCGGCGTCATATCGGGCTCTCTGACGCGGTGCTCGCCGACCGGCTCCGCAAGCTGGTGGCGGCCGGCATCCTGACGACGGTGCCCTACCAGCAGGCGGGGAGCCGGACCCGGCACGAGTACCGGCTGACGACCAAGGGCCGCGATCTCTGGCCGGTGCTGATGGCGCTGCGGCAGTGGGGCGAGACGTACGCCGCGGACCCCGAGGGGCCGGTTCTCGACGTACGGCACACCGAGTGCGGCGCGCCGGTGCGGGTGGTGGTGGAGTGCGACGGGCCGCACGGCGCGCTCAAGCCGACCGAGGTGACGGCCGCGCCCGGACCCGCGGCCCGTCCCGTACGGACTCCGCTATCGAAGTGA